A genomic region of uncultured Paludibaculum sp. contains the following coding sequences:
- a CDS encoding TSUP family transporter, whose amino-acid sequence MNYLLLLAIGLVAGILGGMFGIGGGLVIIPGLIFLLKMEQFDALGTCLAALIPPVGLLGAYEYYRQGHMNMKYAGLVALGLFIGFYFGAKITLGLSPVVARRGYAIFLVLVAAQMLWTDK is encoded by the coding sequence ATGAACTACTTGCTACTTCTGGCCATTGGGCTGGTGGCCGGTATCCTAGGCGGGATGTTCGGCATCGGCGGAGGTTTGGTGATTATCCCCGGCCTGATCTTCCTATTGAAAATGGAACAGTTCGACGCATTGGGCACGTGCCTGGCGGCGTTGATTCCGCCTGTCGGCTTGCTGGGTGCCTACGAGTACTACAGGCAGGGCCACATGAACATGAAATACGCCGGACTCGTGGCGCTGGGTTTGTTCATCGGATTCTACTTTGGCGCCAAAATCACGTTAGGGCTGTCGCCGGTGGTTGCACGCCGCGGCTATGCGATCTTTCTGGTGCTGGTCGCGGCCCAGATGCTCTGGACCGACAAGTGA
- a CDS encoding response regulator transcription factor, producing MSPKKISILLADDHSVVRQGFRRILESQSDMEIVGEASNGREAIERATKLSPDVVVMDVAMPELNGIEATRRLMESSPRTRVLALSMHKDAVYVREILRAGARGYLLKDAIDADLLAAVRAVAKGEGYLSPAIADAVLTDYRQHVTDPIDLLTSREREVLQLIAEGKTNKEIATDLKLSVYTVDAHRGRIMEKLNLHSTGELVRFAVRKGLID from the coding sequence ATGAGCCCGAAAAAAATCAGTATTCTGCTGGCCGACGACCACAGTGTCGTCCGCCAAGGCTTTCGACGGATCCTGGAGTCGCAGTCCGACATGGAGATTGTCGGAGAGGCTTCAAACGGGCGCGAAGCGATCGAGCGCGCCACAAAACTCTCCCCAGATGTCGTCGTCATGGATGTCGCCATGCCGGAGCTGAACGGGATTGAAGCCACCCGGCGCCTCATGGAAAGCTCACCGCGAACGCGGGTGCTGGCTTTGTCGATGCACAAGGATGCGGTCTATGTGCGGGAGATTCTACGCGCCGGGGCACGCGGATACCTTCTGAAAGACGCCATCGACGCCGATCTGCTGGCCGCCGTCCGCGCCGTGGCCAAGGGTGAAGGTTATCTGTCGCCGGCGATCGCCGATGCGGTGCTCACGGACTACCGCCAGCACGTCACCGACCCCATCGACCTGCTCACCTCACGAGAGCGGGAGGTGCTCCAACTGATCGCCGAAGGAAAGACGAACAAGGAGATTGCCACCGATCTCAAGCTGAGCGTCTATACGGTGGACGCCCATCGCGGCCGGATCATGGAGAAGCTCAACCTGCACTCCACCGGCGAACTGGTGCGATTCGCCGTCCGTAAAGGACTGATCGATTAG
- a CDS encoding efflux RND transporter periplasmic adaptor subunit — translation MRIIATLMLAGMLAACSRKEEVEAAAPRPQPRPGEVILPADSPKLKQIKVSVVGTAQVPLDEVDAPGKLEVNPNRVSRVVTPVAGRITQVFVKLGDAVKEGAPVATIESPDADVAISAYLQADSSLGQMKANQLKAQSDFERNRDLLEHQAVARKELLTAENALAQAKAQVEQAVAAREQSLRRLGILGLKPGEFGQKITLRAPVSGKVLEMNVVQGEFRNDTNQPLLTVADLSTVWVSSDVPETAIRFIKVGEALDIELSAYPNEHFHAAVRRIADSVEPTTRTVKVRAELQNPAGRLLPEMFGRVRHVETMAPMAAIPAQAILQGQSGTYVYRETQPGRYQQTQIQTGNRAGDLVGVPSGLKPGDRIVTDGVMLLKGN, via the coding sequence ATGAGAATCATCGCAACATTGATGTTGGCCGGCATGCTGGCCGCTTGTTCCAGGAAGGAGGAGGTGGAGGCCGCCGCTCCTCGTCCCCAACCCCGCCCTGGCGAGGTCATCCTACCCGCGGACTCGCCGAAGTTGAAACAGATCAAGGTGTCCGTGGTCGGTACCGCCCAAGTCCCCCTTGACGAGGTCGACGCGCCGGGCAAGCTGGAAGTCAATCCCAATCGAGTGTCTCGTGTCGTCACTCCTGTCGCTGGCAGGATCACCCAGGTTTTCGTGAAGCTCGGCGACGCAGTGAAGGAAGGCGCGCCGGTGGCTACCATTGAGAGCCCCGATGCCGACGTCGCCATTTCGGCCTACTTGCAGGCCGACTCGAGTCTCGGCCAGATGAAGGCAAACCAGCTCAAGGCTCAGTCGGACTTTGAGCGCAACCGGGACCTGCTGGAGCACCAGGCAGTGGCGCGCAAGGAGCTCCTCACCGCTGAGAACGCTCTCGCCCAGGCCAAGGCGCAGGTGGAACAGGCAGTCGCGGCGCGCGAGCAGTCCCTGCGGAGACTGGGCATCCTCGGCTTGAAGCCTGGCGAGTTCGGGCAGAAGATCACACTCCGCGCGCCCGTCTCGGGTAAGGTGCTGGAGATGAACGTCGTCCAGGGCGAGTTCCGCAACGACACCAATCAACCTCTGCTGACCGTGGCCGACCTGAGCACCGTGTGGGTGAGCTCCGATGTGCCCGAGACCGCCATCCGCTTCATCAAGGTAGGGGAGGCACTGGATATCGAGCTCAGCGCGTATCCCAACGAGCACTTCCACGCCGCCGTGCGACGCATCGCCGACAGCGTGGAGCCCACAACACGCACCGTGAAAGTACGTGCGGAATTGCAGAACCCGGCGGGGCGCCTTCTACCCGAGATGTTCGGGCGCGTGCGCCACGTGGAGACCATGGCCCCCATGGCGGCCATCCCGGCGCAAGCCATCCTACAGGGACAGAGCGGCACCTACGTCTATCGCGAAACCCAACCCGGCCGCTATCAGCAAACACAAATCCAGACCGGCAACCGCGCCGGCGACCTCGTCGGCGTGCCGTCCGGTCTCAAACCGGGCGACCGCATCGTCACCGATGGCGTGATGCTGCTCAAGGGCAACTAG
- a CDS encoding periplasmic heavy metal sensor, whose product MKRLMLLICLGLPLLAQMPRGFYPWWDSPVAKDLNLTDDQNRQIREIVREYRTKLIDQRASVEKAEVELQDIFGEDNFDQRRGNEAIERLIAARGDMTRSLSQMSLRLRGILTPDQYHELIRRRPGIQPGNLMRELQKRNLNNQRQNGNGGGRQPRPPQQPQQ is encoded by the coding sequence ATGAAACGGTTGATGTTGTTGATCTGCCTGGGGCTGCCGCTGCTGGCCCAGATGCCGCGCGGGTTCTACCCGTGGTGGGATTCCCCGGTGGCCAAGGATCTCAACCTGACAGACGACCAGAACCGCCAGATCCGCGAGATTGTGCGGGAGTACCGCACCAAGCTGATTGACCAGCGGGCCAGCGTGGAGAAGGCCGAAGTCGAACTGCAGGACATCTTCGGGGAAGACAATTTCGACCAGCGCCGCGGGAACGAAGCCATTGAACGCCTCATCGCGGCGCGTGGCGACATGACCCGCAGTCTGTCACAAATGAGCCTGCGGCTCCGTGGCATCTTGACCCCCGACCAGTACCACGAGCTCATACGGCGCCGGCCGGGCATCCAACCGGGCAACCTGATGCGGGAACTCCAGAAGCGGAATCTGAACAACCAACGCCAGAATGGTAATGGCGGCGGACGCCAGCCCAGGCCACCACAGCAGCCGCAGCAGTAG
- a CDS encoding sensor histidine kinase, whose product MSAESSILVEGGTHTIVSRALEPAAISSALVRPVTQKAISRVILAGFALVILLLLAAGLLGVRSISSIRSTNAELLEEQVRIQDLLDAVLREQRAINAIFAGFAKQPENLDRQQLLSQLEASDRDIESIAADAADEPAQALWQDLYKAVTHYSTEARSILSDESGRARPLRQLMSAHQNVLALVDKLVEVQSRRSVELKQQLEGISERLLRESSILLGASLLLALACAIYTVKLTVSLIRQLEWQTGELSRVSWNLLEKQETTARRFSHELHDELGQSLTAVKANLVTILDRSNGGRAQVDDCLHLVDAAIVNVRELSQLLRPTILDDFGLDAGLRWLCDRFKQRTGIDVQFTSTFDGRVADETETHIFRIAQEALTNVARHSKATKVEISLANHGGQIQLRVADNGRGVVQNAEQTQRGLGLVGMRARARSAGGELKVDTAPDQGVAILASFPFVERLD is encoded by the coding sequence ATGAGTGCGGAATCGAGCATCCTGGTTGAAGGGGGGACCCACACAATCGTGTCGCGCGCTCTGGAACCTGCTGCCATCTCGTCGGCACTGGTGCGCCCGGTCACTCAGAAGGCCATCAGCCGGGTGATCCTCGCCGGCTTCGCGCTCGTCATCCTCCTGTTGCTGGCGGCAGGGCTGCTGGGCGTACGCAGTATCAGCAGCATCCGTTCCACGAATGCGGAACTGCTGGAGGAGCAGGTCCGCATTCAGGACCTCCTCGACGCCGTGCTGCGCGAGCAAAGGGCCATCAACGCGATTTTTGCCGGGTTTGCCAAGCAACCTGAAAACCTCGACCGGCAGCAGCTATTGAGTCAACTGGAAGCCTCCGATCGGGATATTGAGAGCATTGCCGCCGATGCCGCCGACGAGCCGGCCCAGGCGCTGTGGCAGGATCTTTACAAAGCGGTGACCCATTATTCCACTGAGGCACGCAGCATTCTCAGTGACGAATCGGGCCGCGCGCGGCCCCTCCGCCAGTTGATGAGTGCGCACCAGAACGTGCTGGCGCTGGTGGACAAACTGGTGGAAGTGCAGTCCCGGCGCTCCGTGGAGCTGAAGCAGCAACTGGAAGGAATCTCCGAACGGCTGCTGCGCGAGTCGTCCATCCTGCTGGGTGCCAGCCTGTTGCTTGCGCTGGCCTGCGCCATCTACACCGTGAAGTTGACGGTCAGCCTGATCCGGCAGTTGGAGTGGCAGACTGGCGAGTTGAGCCGCGTTTCCTGGAACCTGCTGGAGAAACAGGAGACGACCGCCCGGAGGTTCTCTCACGAACTGCACGACGAACTGGGGCAGTCGCTCACGGCGGTGAAGGCCAATCTCGTCACCATTCTCGATCGCTCCAATGGAGGCCGGGCGCAGGTGGACGATTGCCTGCATCTGGTGGACGCCGCGATTGTCAACGTCCGGGAACTGTCGCAACTGCTGCGGCCCACGATCCTTGATGATTTTGGACTCGACGCAGGCCTCCGCTGGTTGTGTGACCGCTTCAAGCAGCGCACCGGCATCGACGTCCAGTTCACATCCACATTCGACGGCCGGGTAGCGGACGAAACGGAAACTCATATCTTCCGCATCGCCCAGGAAGCGCTGACCAATGTCGCCCGCCATTCCAAAGCCACCAAGGTGGAGATCTCTCTCGCAAACCACGGCGGTCAGATACAATTGCGCGTGGCCGATAACGGCCGGGGGGTCGTTCAGAACGCCGAGCAGACCCAGCGCGGCCTCGGCCTGGTGGGCATGCGAGCGCGTGCCCGCAGTGCTGGGGGAGAATTGAAGGTGGACACCGCGCCGGACCAGGGTGTCGCGATCCTGGCCAGCTTCCCCTTCGTGGAGCGGCTGGACTAG
- a CDS encoding glycosyltransferase, whose protein sequence is MSQEVPQQEAPVRPRVSVVIVAYQCEAALRRCLTALDASDARENIEVLVVDAGSRDGCPSVDIDFPAIQMLRLPRNFGRTRARNIGMRTAQSDLIFFLDPYAEVQPNTVVTLASALEADDAVTACAPRLQDPSGAVRPNAFALPTPRQLAEAAMRGTPLPRVEPRDGLAEAVDEEAMMVRKSFLAGMNYLDEKRFSEHWSLLEVCWQIRNAGKHTQVLDQTCAVVYPRPPLGPDEALYAADRISGAAAFVGKHLGFGAGISFRIKCFFSALSSLKFGLAFSVLSGSKLDPTQ, encoded by the coding sequence GTGTCCCAGGAAGTTCCACAGCAAGAAGCGCCCGTCCGGCCTAGAGTCTCTGTCGTCATCGTCGCGTACCAGTGCGAGGCGGCATTGCGCCGCTGTCTGACCGCCCTGGATGCGTCGGACGCTCGCGAAAACATTGAGGTTCTGGTGGTCGACGCCGGCAGCCGGGACGGTTGCCCGAGTGTTGACATCGATTTCCCAGCGATTCAGATGCTGCGTCTGCCACGCAATTTTGGCCGCACGCGGGCTAGGAACATCGGCATGCGGACCGCGCAGTCGGACCTGATCTTCTTTCTCGATCCGTACGCCGAGGTACAGCCGAACACCGTAGTTACGCTGGCGTCCGCCCTGGAGGCAGACGACGCCGTCACCGCGTGCGCCCCGCGGTTGCAGGATCCGTCCGGCGCCGTGCGTCCGAACGCGTTCGCCCTGCCAACGCCGCGGCAACTGGCCGAAGCGGCGATGCGAGGCACGCCCCTACCTCGAGTGGAGCCCCGCGACGGACTGGCGGAGGCCGTGGACGAGGAGGCCATGATGGTGAGGAAGTCCTTTCTCGCCGGCATGAACTACCTGGACGAGAAGCGCTTCTCAGAGCACTGGAGCCTGCTGGAGGTTTGTTGGCAGATCAGGAACGCCGGCAAGCATACTCAGGTCCTGGACCAGACCTGTGCAGTCGTGTACCCGCGTCCACCGCTTGGTCCCGACGAGGCGTTGTATGCGGCAGACCGCATTTCGGGTGCGGCCGCGTTCGTCGGCAAGCACTTGGGTTTCGGTGCTGGTATTTCCTTTAGAATCAAGTGTTTCTTCTCCGCGCTGAGCTCACTGAAATTCGGCCTCGCATTCTCGGTGCTCTCTGGCTCGAAGCTCGACCCAACGCAGTAA
- a CDS encoding winged helix-turn-helix domain-containing protein, which translates to MLPVTKDPWEASADRDSVIKFGPFAVDVRTGELTKGGIRIRLGDQPFRILVTLLRSPGELVTRDELRQVIWGDDVAGDFEQGLNRSVNKVREALRDTAVNPRYVETLPGRGYRFIGTIEQEPAAIDQPRAHRPSRLMLALAAVGLAVAGCGYLVWRFTQSSIPEVRWRKLTTDNYDKFPPVLSDGSRLYYLAGYRGEKFIAQLTASGGPPLKLPITLPGPDCALHDLSPDGEEVLLTATSGPGRSKLRPLWSLRIADGTARRVGSILATSAAFAPEGRQIVFSTESELYLTTRNGASPQRILELKDSLVDSVEWSPHGDRIRFSRRNPLSAQSAAWEVRTDGSGLRRLAPGWDVPSFVPAGWTSSGKYGIFAAGGNFWAMQEAGILPTRAGHLTKLTTDEPEFASFVRPRSDLRFHAIGIDRLGELQKYDAASKSWVAVLDGISAEQAEYARDGQRIAYVSYPQRTLWVRQADGTRPIQFTSPPMVPMLPRWSPDGRRVAFAAQEAPDKPMRAYLLDTDTGATRPAVPSDPGSQCDPTWSPDGKKLLYGLSTASARERVYLKLADLATGKVSKFDGSDGLFSPRWSPDGSMVVALRWGGSRSLMLYRFRDRRWVQLSDDYCRWPVWSPDGKSIVYVAGNSLMRYRIDGNRKETIAELPPGELGGFSRGIGISSDGAPMKTLDHNSPQVYQLEFAQQ; encoded by the coding sequence ATGCTGCCAGTTACAAAAGATCCGTGGGAGGCCTCTGCCGACCGGGACTCGGTTATCAAGTTCGGCCCATTTGCGGTGGATGTTCGGACCGGTGAGCTGACAAAAGGCGGCATCCGCATCAGGCTCGGCGACCAGCCATTTCGCATCCTGGTGACTCTGCTGCGAAGCCCTGGTGAGCTGGTGACCCGGGATGAGCTTCGGCAAGTCATCTGGGGTGACGATGTCGCCGGCGACTTCGAGCAAGGTCTAAACCGTTCAGTCAACAAGGTGCGGGAGGCTCTTCGGGACACGGCCGTCAACCCTCGCTACGTGGAGACTCTGCCCGGCCGGGGCTATCGCTTCATCGGAACAATTGAGCAGGAGCCCGCAGCCATAGACCAGCCGCGCGCCCATCGCCCCAGTCGATTGATGCTGGCACTGGCCGCCGTGGGGCTGGCCGTCGCCGGGTGCGGCTACCTGGTTTGGCGCTTCACGCAGTCCTCCATTCCGGAGGTTCGCTGGCGAAAGCTCACGACCGACAACTATGACAAGTTCCCTCCCGTCCTGAGCGATGGCAGCCGTCTCTACTATCTGGCCGGCTACCGAGGGGAAAAGTTCATCGCGCAGCTCACCGCGAGTGGTGGGCCGCCTTTGAAGCTACCCATTACCCTGCCCGGGCCCGACTGCGCTCTCCATGACCTTTCGCCTGACGGAGAGGAGGTACTTCTGACCGCCACCTCCGGCCCCGGCCGTTCCAAACTCCGGCCGCTGTGGAGCTTGCGCATCGCGGACGGAACGGCACGGCGGGTCGGCAGCATTCTCGCCACCTCGGCCGCGTTCGCACCCGAGGGCAGACAGATCGTGTTTTCAACGGAAAGCGAGCTATACCTCACCACGCGAAACGGCGCGTCCCCACAGCGCATCCTCGAGTTGAAGGACAGCCTTGTCGACTCGGTGGAGTGGTCGCCCCATGGTGATCGCATCCGGTTCTCGCGCCGGAACCCGCTGTCCGCCCAGTCGGCCGCCTGGGAAGTCCGGACGGATGGGTCAGGTCTGCGCCGGTTGGCTCCGGGTTGGGATGTCCCGTCCTTTGTTCCGGCCGGCTGGACGTCCAGCGGCAAGTACGGAATTTTTGCTGCAGGCGGCAACTTCTGGGCCATGCAGGAGGCGGGCATCCTTCCGACACGGGCGGGGCACCTGACGAAGCTGACCACCGACGAGCCCGAGTTTGCGTCTTTTGTCCGGCCTCGGAGCGATCTGCGGTTTCATGCCATCGGCATCGATCGACTGGGTGAACTCCAGAAATACGACGCGGCTTCGAAGTCCTGGGTAGCGGTTCTGGATGGAATCTCCGCTGAGCAGGCCGAGTACGCTCGTGACGGCCAGCGTATTGCGTACGTCAGCTATCCTCAACGTACGCTTTGGGTTCGGCAGGCGGACGGGACGCGTCCCATTCAATTCACCAGCCCTCCGATGGTCCCAATGCTGCCGCGTTGGTCTCCCGATGGCCGCAGGGTCGCCTTCGCGGCGCAGGAAGCACCGGACAAGCCCATGCGCGCTTACCTCCTGGATACCGACACCGGTGCAACGCGCCCTGCTGTCCCTTCCGATCCGGGCTCCCAGTGCGACCCGACCTGGTCACCTGACGGCAAGAAGCTGCTCTATGGTCTGAGCACCGCCAGCGCTCGTGAACGCGTCTACCTGAAGCTCGCGGATCTGGCCACCGGTAAAGTATCGAAGTTCGATGGGTCGGACGGACTGTTCAGTCCCCGCTGGTCGCCTGATGGCTCGATGGTGGTCGCGCTTCGATGGGGTGGATCACGCAGCCTGATGCTTTACCGCTTCCGAGATCGCCGGTGGGTGCAGCTGTCCGACGACTACTGCCGCTGGCCGGTGTGGTCGCCGGACGGAAAGTCCATCGTGTATGTGGCCGGAAATTCACTGATGAGGTATCGCATCGACGGCAACCGGAAGGAAACAATCGCTGAACTGCCACCCGGTGAACTTGGGGGCTTCTCTCGCGGCATCGGCATTTCAAGCGACGGCGCCCCGATGAAGACACTCGATCACAACAGCCCGCAGGTGTATCAGTTGGAGTTTGCCCAGCAGTAG
- a CDS encoding TolC family protein has protein sequence MKATIGIVCSSALLGLSALAQGQAPAAPGQPVPTALTIDQAVDEALRNNLDLLAEKQNVPVARAREITAALRPNPTLSFTWDYLDWLRRGLTPQNSAGPSEFSPQFNYIWERGGKRERRIDLATVVTSIAELRLLDTMRQLGLAVRLAGVDFLLARENADLAQQNLNVFNDIVRVNEAKVHAGDLAGVELIRTRVAQQQLQNAVAQAQLKLQTARNTIQQLLGRNARMAGFEITGSLRSDDTVLLLDEMKKQALEQRPDLLATRKDTDRAKADTNLQLANGKPDLTTGLLYHNQYGYSNGRTFGVFLSIPLPVYDRNQGEIARAQREMTQTQYRVKALENAISTEVENTWQQYTTAKALLDRIRGDLLSQARQVRDITEFSYRRGEASLLEFLDAQRTYNDTMQSYNDARADYTRSLFLIDAATGKSVNP, from the coding sequence GTGAAAGCAACTATAGGCATTGTGTGCAGCAGCGCCTTACTGGGTTTGTCGGCGCTGGCACAGGGACAAGCCCCTGCTGCGCCCGGCCAGCCCGTGCCCACGGCACTGACGATTGATCAGGCAGTGGACGAAGCGCTGCGCAATAACCTGGATCTGTTAGCCGAGAAACAGAATGTACCCGTCGCCCGGGCTCGGGAGATCACAGCGGCGCTGCGTCCAAACCCGACACTGTCGTTCACCTGGGACTATCTCGACTGGCTGCGGCGCGGTCTCACTCCGCAGAACAGTGCGGGCCCGTCCGAGTTCTCCCCCCAGTTCAATTACATCTGGGAGCGCGGCGGCAAACGTGAGCGGCGCATTGATCTGGCCACGGTGGTGACCTCGATCGCGGAACTCAGGCTTCTCGACACGATGCGCCAGTTGGGCCTGGCCGTTCGCCTGGCCGGTGTCGACTTTCTGCTGGCGCGCGAAAATGCCGACCTCGCACAGCAGAACCTCAATGTCTTCAACGACATTGTGCGGGTGAACGAGGCCAAGGTACATGCCGGCGACCTGGCCGGTGTGGAACTCATCCGCACTCGGGTGGCCCAACAGCAACTCCAGAACGCCGTGGCCCAGGCTCAACTGAAGCTGCAAACAGCCCGCAACACCATCCAGCAATTGCTGGGTCGCAACGCCCGCATGGCCGGCTTCGAAATCACCGGCTCGCTGCGCAGCGACGACACGGTATTGCTGTTGGACGAGATGAAGAAGCAGGCGCTGGAACAGCGTCCCGACCTGCTGGCCACTCGCAAGGATACCGATCGGGCCAAAGCCGACACCAACCTGCAATTGGCCAACGGCAAACCCGACCTCACCACCGGCTTGCTCTACCACAACCAGTACGGCTATTCGAATGGCCGCACCTTTGGAGTCTTTTTGAGCATCCCCTTGCCCGTCTATGACCGCAACCAGGGCGAGATCGCCCGCGCCCAGCGAGAGATGACCCAAACCCAATACAGGGTGAAGGCTCTGGAGAATGCGATCTCGACGGAAGTGGAAAACACCTGGCAGCAATACACCACGGCCAAAGCGCTGCTCGACCGCATCCGGGGCGATTTGCTGAGTCAGGCCAGACAAGTGCGGGACATCACGGAGTTCAGCTATCGCCGGGGCGAAGCCTCGCTACTCGAATTCCTGGATGCTCAGCGTACCTACAACGACACAATGCAGAGCTACAACGACGCACGGGCCGACTACACACGCAGTCTGTTCCTGATCGACGCGGCCACCGGGAAGTCAGTAAATCCATGA
- a CDS encoding RNA polymerase sigma factor, with protein sequence MADQLVATAGAADAVSDFAAWMLSEQRRVFLLCQRMLGEADEADSATQDVFFKAYKAMQKQEVPVDDPAKWLTRIAVNTCLDKLRSRRWQFWRKRPNQEDEELILNMAASSTPDAEDQMYAGEIGLRLQTALGSLSDRQRAVFTLRHYEDRALDEIAEILGLDVGTVKAHMARALAKLRLELQDLYASRRR encoded by the coding sequence ATGGCCGACCAACTCGTCGCCACGGCGGGGGCCGCTGACGCGGTCTCCGACTTTGCCGCCTGGATGCTCTCGGAGCAACGCCGGGTGTTTCTGCTGTGCCAGCGGATGTTGGGAGAAGCCGACGAAGCCGATTCGGCGACGCAGGATGTCTTCTTCAAGGCGTATAAGGCCATGCAGAAGCAGGAGGTTCCGGTCGATGATCCGGCTAAGTGGCTCACCCGGATTGCAGTGAACACGTGCCTGGATAAGTTGCGGTCGCGCCGCTGGCAGTTCTGGCGGAAACGGCCCAACCAGGAAGACGAGGAGCTGATTCTCAATATGGCTGCCTCGTCGACCCCGGACGCGGAAGACCAGATGTACGCCGGGGAGATTGGATTGCGGTTGCAGACGGCGCTCGGAAGCCTCTCTGACCGGCAGCGGGCCGTATTTACTTTACGGCACTATGAAGATAGAGCACTGGATGAGATTGCCGAGATCCTCGGCCTGGATGTGGGCACGGTGAAAGCGCACATGGCTCGCGCACTCGCGAAACTCCGGCTGGAATTGCAGGACTTGTATGCGAGCCGCAGGCGTTAG